In Nicotiana tabacum cultivar K326 chromosome 21, ASM71507v2, whole genome shotgun sequence, one DNA window encodes the following:
- the LOC107784409 gene encoding protein NDR1, which translates to MSDYGSNNTCCFKCIQFILTAGLTALFIWLSLRTTKPSCSLENFYLPALNKSDNSNSTRSNHTLSFQLNLNNKMKDKGVRYDDIKLSFYYGTNTSFPIGNYTVPGFYQGHDKKAHKKGMLETEKMPWNDALKMVSNGSKVVFRVDVATRVRYKVILWYTKRHNYTLENNTLKVDASGKSSSQQLHCCSIGLPLIFLFSFLLLL; encoded by the coding sequence ATGTCAGACTATGGATCCAACAATACATGCTGCTTTAAGTGCATCCAATTCATATTAACAGCAGGCTTAACAGCTCTTTTCATTTGGCTAAGTCTAAGAACCACAAAACCATCTTGCTCTTTAGAAAATTTTTACTTACCTGCCCTTAACAAATCTGATAACTCCAACTCCACAAGATCCAATCATACACTTTCCTTTCAGCTCAATTTGAACAACAAGATGAAGGACAAAGGTGTTCGTTATGATGACATTAAACTTAGTTTTTACTATGGTACAAATACAAGTTTTCCTATAGGTAATTATACAGTACCTGGTTTTTACCAAGGTCATGACAAGAAAGCACATAAAAAGGGTATGCTGGAAACTGAGAAAATGCCTTGGAATGATGCTTTAAAGATGGTTTCAAATGGGTCTAAAGTGGTTTTCAGGGTGGATGTAGCTACTAGAGTCAGGTACAAGGTCATTCTTTGGTATACTAAGAGGCATAATTACACTTTGGAAAATAACACACTCAAAGTCGATGCTTCAGGTAAATCAAGTTCACAACAGCTTCATTGTTGTTCTATTGGGCTTCCCCTAATATTTTTATTCAGCTTTCTTCTTCTGTTGTAA